A section of the Citrobacter farmeri genome encodes:
- a CDS encoding SgrR family transcriptional regulator: protein MRLLNRLNQYQRLWQPSNGEPQNVTVGELAERCFCSERHVRTLLRQAQESGWLVWEAQSGRGKRGQLRFLVTPESLRTAMMEQALEKGQQLSVLELAQLAPGELRAMLQPFMGGQWQNDTPTLRIPYYRQLEPLHPGFLPGRAEQHLAGQIFSGLTRFDSRTQLPCGDLAHHWDISADGLRWDFYIRSTLFWHNGDAVETAQLHQRLLMLRELPALNRLFISVKHIEVTHPQCLTFFLHRPDFWLAHRLASYGSLLAHPEHPVIGTGPFRLTLFTPELVRLESHDHYHLAHPLLKAIEYWITPQLFAQDLGTSCRHPVQITIGKPEELATVSPVSAGISLGFCYLTLKKSPHLTTLQARRLVSIIHRSSLLQTLDVRENLITPCNELLPGWAIPQWEGLDAVELPKKMTLVYHLPVELHTMAERLRHTLATLGCELTLIFHNAKTWDGCQLLAEADLMMGDRLIGEAPEYTLEQWLRCDSLWPHVLDAPTFSHLQATLDALQIRPEEEHRHAALQHVFSSLMNDATLTPLFNYHYRISAPPGVNGVRLTPRGWFEFTEAWLPPPRS, encoded by the coding sequence ATGCGACTACTCAATCGTCTTAATCAATACCAGCGACTCTGGCAGCCTTCTAACGGCGAACCACAGAACGTCACCGTCGGAGAACTCGCTGAACGCTGCTTCTGTAGCGAGCGGCACGTCCGCACATTGTTACGCCAGGCGCAGGAATCGGGCTGGCTGGTTTGGGAAGCGCAGTCCGGGCGCGGAAAGCGCGGACAACTGCGTTTTCTGGTAACCCCGGAATCATTGCGCACTGCGATGATGGAGCAGGCGCTGGAAAAGGGCCAACAGCTGAGTGTACTGGAACTGGCGCAACTGGCGCCCGGCGAACTGCGGGCGATGCTGCAGCCCTTTATGGGGGGTCAATGGCAAAACGACACGCCAACGCTGCGTATTCCTTATTACCGTCAGCTTGAACCGCTACACCCCGGTTTTCTTCCCGGGCGTGCCGAGCAGCATCTGGCGGGGCAGATTTTCTCCGGTCTGACGCGTTTTGACAGCCGGACGCAGCTTCCCTGCGGGGATTTAGCCCACCATTGGGACATCTCCGCCGATGGGCTGCGCTGGGACTTCTATATTCGCTCGACGCTGTTCTGGCACAACGGCGACGCGGTAGAGACCGCACAACTTCACCAGCGACTGCTGATGTTGCGTGAACTCCCGGCGCTGAACCGGTTGTTTATTAGCGTAAAGCACATTGAGGTGACGCATCCTCAGTGTCTGACGTTTTTCCTTCACCGCCCGGATTTCTGGCTGGCGCACCGGCTGGCAAGCTATGGCAGCCTTCTGGCGCATCCAGAGCATCCCGTCATCGGAACGGGGCCTTTTCGTCTGACGCTGTTTACACCTGAACTGGTGCGTCTGGAAAGCCACGACCATTACCATCTCGCACATCCATTACTGAAAGCTATTGAGTACTGGATCACCCCTCAGCTTTTTGCCCAGGATTTGGGCACCAGCTGTCGCCATCCGGTGCAGATAACCATTGGCAAGCCCGAAGAACTCGCCACGGTAAGCCCGGTAAGTGCTGGTATCAGTCTTGGTTTTTGCTATCTCACGCTAAAAAAGAGTCCCCATCTGACGACACTACAGGCTCGTCGGCTGGTCAGCATCATTCATCGTTCTTCGCTGCTGCAAACGCTGGATGTGAGGGAAAACCTGATTACGCCCTGTAATGAACTGTTGCCTGGTTGGGCAATCCCACAATGGGAGGGGCTGGACGCGGTTGAACTGCCGAAAAAAATGACGCTGGTTTATCACCTTCCGGTGGAACTGCATACCATGGCAGAACGCCTGCGCCATACGCTGGCAACCCTGGGTTGCGAACTGACATTGATTTTTCATAACGCGAAAACCTGGGACGGCTGCCAACTGCTTGCCGAAGCGGACCTGATGATGGGCGATCGACTGATTGGCGAAGCGCCTGAGTATACTCTCGAACAGTGGTTGCGTTGCGATTCGCTCTGGCCGCACGTGCTTGATGCGCCAACGTTCTCCCATCTTCAGGCCACGCTGGATGCGTTGCAAATCAGACCTGAGGAGGAGCATCGACACGCAGCATTACAGCATGTTTTCAGCAGTTTGATGAATGACGCGACGTTGACGCCCTTATTTAACTATCACTATCGTATCAGCGCGCCGCCGGGCGTGAACGGAGTCCGTCTGACGCCACGCGGCTGGTTTGAATTTACCGAAGCCTGGCTACCGCCGCCAAGGTCGTGA
- a CDS encoding helix-hairpin-helix domain-containing protein, translating to MKHGIKALLVTLSFACAGMTQSALAASSAAAAKSTAVETSAQAPVAGQNKAAVPAKASTEEGTRVSINTASAEELARAMNGVGLKKAQAIVSYREEYGPFKTVEDLKQVPGMGNSLVERNLSVLTL from the coding sequence ATGAAACATGGAATCAAAGCGCTACTTGTCACTCTTTCATTTGCCTGTGCGGGTATGACACAAAGCGCGCTGGCGGCGTCATCAGCCGCGGCAGCGAAAAGCACTGCGGTGGAGACCAGTGCGCAGGCACCTGTCGCAGGGCAAAACAAAGCAGCCGTTCCGGCGAAAGCCAGCACCGAGGAAGGGACCAGGGTCAGCATTAATACCGCATCGGCAGAGGAGCTGGCGCGGGCGATGAATGGTGTTGGCCTGAAGAAAGCGCAGGCGATAGTCAGCTACCGTGAGGAATACGGTCCGTTTAAAACGGTAGAGGATCTTAAGCAGGTGCCAGGGATGGGAAATTCGTTGGTAGAGCGTAATTTGTCAGTTTTAACACTTTAA
- the cof gene encoding HMP-PP phosphatase produces the protein MARLAAFDMDGTLLMPNHLLGDETLSTLARLRERDITLTFATGRHVLEMRHILGTFSLDAFLITGNGTRIHSLEGEVLHRQDLDPAVAEIVLHQRWDTQASMHVFNDNGWFTGQEIPEMLHAHVYSGFRYQIVDVARFPADRVTKVCFCGDHDDLVRLKIQLEEVLGARAHLCFSAVDCLEVLPVGCNKGSALAVLSGHLGVSLAECMAFGDAMNDREMLGSVGRGLIMGNAMPQLIAELPHLPVIGHCRNQAVSHFLTHWLDYPNLPYSPE, from the coding sequence ATGGCGCGCCTGGCTGCATTTGATATGGATGGCACCCTGTTGATGCCAAATCACCTTTTGGGTGATGAAACGCTCTCTACTCTGGCGCGTTTGCGCGAACGCGACATTACCCTGACGTTTGCCACCGGCCGTCATGTGCTGGAAATGCGCCATATTCTCGGCACCTTTTCACTCGATGCTTTTCTGATCACCGGTAACGGGACGCGCATTCACTCGCTGGAAGGTGAGGTACTGCATCGTCAGGATCTGGATCCGGCGGTTGCGGAGATCGTCTTGCATCAGCGCTGGGACACGCAGGCGAGCATGCATGTCTTTAACGATAACGGCTGGTTTACCGGGCAAGAGATCCCTGAGATGCTGCACGCTCACGTCTACAGCGGGTTTCGCTATCAGATCGTGGATGTCGCGCGATTCCCGGCAGATCGGGTGACCAAAGTTTGCTTCTGCGGCGATCACGACGATCTGGTGAGGCTGAAAATTCAGCTTGAAGAGGTGTTAGGCGCGCGCGCCCATCTTTGCTTCTCGGCGGTCGATTGCCTGGAAGTGCTGCCGGTGGGCTGTAACAAAGGTTCTGCGCTGGCGGTGCTGAGCGGACATCTGGGCGTGTCGCTGGCGGAATGTATGGCGTTTGGCGACGCCATGAACGATCGTGAAATGCTCGGCAGCGTCGGCCGGGGACTGATCATGGGCAATGCCATGCCGCAACTTATTGCCGAACTTCCCCATTTACCGGTGATTGGTCATTGTCGCAATCAGGCGGTATCACACTTTTTGACACATTGGCTGGACTATCCAAATCTACCTTATTCCCCCGAATGA
- the decR gene encoding DNA-binding transcriptional regulator DecR, translated as MLDKIDRKLLVLLQQDCTLSLQALADAVNLTTTPCWKRLKRLEDDGILVGKVALLDPEKLGLGLTAFVLIKTQHHSSDWYCRFVTVVSEMPEVLGFWRMAGEYDYLMRVQVADMKRYDDFYKRLVNSVPGLSDVTSSFSMEQIKYTTALPIE; from the coding sequence ATGCTAGATAAAATTGACCGCAAGCTGCTCGTGTTGTTGCAGCAGGACTGCACCCTCTCTTTGCAGGCGCTGGCGGATGCCGTTAATCTGACCACCACCCCCTGCTGGAAACGCCTCAAACGGTTGGAAGATGATGGCATTCTGGTTGGCAAAGTCGCGCTGCTGGACCCGGAAAAACTGGGGCTGGGGTTAACGGCCTTTGTGCTCATCAAAACCCAGCATCACAGCAGTGACTGGTATTGCCGCTTCGTGACGGTAGTCAGTGAGATGCCGGAGGTGCTGGGCTTCTGGCGCATGGCTGGGGAGTACGACTACCTGATGCGGGTTCAGGTTGCCGACATGAAGCGCTATGATGACTTCTACAAACGTCTGGTAAACAGCGTTCCCGGTCTGTCGGACGTCACGTCGAGCTTTTCCATGGAACAGATTAAATACACAACTGCGCTGCCAATCGAATAA
- a CDS encoding PLP-dependent cysteine synthase family protein, translating into MMNSTWVKNAINEINADYQRSADTHLIRLPLPAFPGIQLYLKDESTHPTGSLKHRLARSLFLYGLCNGWIKEGTTIIESSSGSTAVSEAYFARLLGLPFIAVMPACTAKRKIEQIEFYGGRCHFVESACEIYAASEQLAHELNGHYMDQFTYAERATDWRGNNNIADSIFRQMQCEPHPVPKHIVMSAGTGGTSATIGRYIRCQGYDTQLMVVDPENSVFLPFWQSRDATLRSPVGSKIEGIGRPRVEPSFIADVVDEMLRVPDAASVATAHWLETQLGRKVGASTGTNMWGMLQLAARMREAGETGSLVTLLCDSGERYLDTYYHAEWVSAHIGDLTVWKAELARLLNVN; encoded by the coding sequence ATGATGAACAGCACCTGGGTAAAAAATGCCATCAATGAGATTAATGCGGATTATCAGCGTTCGGCTGATACGCATCTCATCCGCCTGCCGTTACCCGCATTTCCGGGGATCCAGCTCTATCTGAAAGATGAAAGCACCCATCCAACCGGTAGCCTGAAGCACCGACTGGCGCGTTCGCTGTTCCTCTATGGGCTGTGCAACGGCTGGATTAAAGAAGGCACGACCATTATCGAATCCTCATCCGGATCAACGGCAGTATCCGAGGCCTATTTTGCCCGCCTGTTGGGACTGCCGTTTATTGCCGTCATGCCTGCCTGCACGGCAAAACGGAAAATCGAACAGATTGAATTTTACGGCGGTCGCTGCCATTTTGTGGAAAGCGCCTGCGAGATTTATGCCGCCTCTGAACAGCTGGCACACGAGTTGAATGGTCATTATATGGATCAGTTCACCTATGCCGAACGCGCCACCGACTGGCGCGGTAATAACAATATCGCCGACAGCATCTTCCGCCAGATGCAGTGCGAACCGCATCCCGTCCCGAAACACATTGTCATGAGCGCCGGAACTGGTGGAACCTCCGCGACCATTGGTCGCTACATTCGCTGCCAGGGGTACGATACACAACTGATGGTGGTGGACCCGGAAAACTCGGTTTTCCTGCCTTTCTGGCAGTCGCGTGACGCCACCCTGCGCAGCCCTGTCGGCAGTAAAATTGAGGGGATTGGTCGTCCGCGCGTTGAACCGTCATTCATTGCCGACGTAGTCGATGAAATGCTGCGCGTACCTGATGCCGCCAGCGTGGCGACCGCACACTGGCTGGAAACGCAACTGGGCCGCAAAGTGGGGGCCTCAACGGGCACCAACATGTGGGGCATGTTGCAACTGGCCGCCCGTATGCGTGAAGCCGGAGAAACCGGTTCACTGGTGACCCTGCTGTGCGACAGCGGCGAACGCTATCTGGACACTTACTATCATGCCGAATGGGTGAGCGCCCATATTGGCGATCTCACGGTGTGGAAAGCGGAGCTGGCCAGGTTGCTGAATGTGAATTAA
- the fadM gene encoding long-chain acyl-CoA thioesterase FadM, protein MQTQIKVRGYHLDVYQHVNNARYLEFLEEARWDGLESSDSFQWMTAHNIAFVVVNININYRRPAVLSDLLTITSQVQQLNGKSGILSQVITLEPEGQVVADALITFVCIDLKSQKALPLEGELREKLEQMVK, encoded by the coding sequence ATGCAAACACAGATTAAAGTCCGTGGTTATCATCTTGATGTCTATCAGCACGTGAATAATGCCCGCTACCTTGAGTTTCTGGAGGAAGCGCGTTGGGATGGACTGGAGAGCAGCGATAGTTTCCAGTGGATGACCGCCCACAATATCGCTTTCGTGGTGGTCAACATTAATATTAACTATCGTCGCCCGGCGGTTCTGAGTGATCTGCTGACCATCACCAGTCAGGTGCAACAGCTAAACGGGAAAAGCGGTATTCTGAGCCAGGTGATTACGCTGGAACCTGAAGGGCAGGTGGTGGCCGATGCGCTCATTACGTTCGTTTGTATCGATCTGAAATCGCAAAAAGCGCTGCCGTTGGAAGGGGAGTTACGTGAAAAACTGGAGCAGATGGTGAAGTAA
- the queC gene encoding 7-cyano-7-deazaguanine synthase QueC, protein MKRAVVVFSGGQDSTTCLVQALHQYDEVHCVTFDYGQRHRAEIDIARDLALKLGARAHKVLDVTLLSELAVSSLTRDNIPVPDYEPDADGIPNTFVPGRNILFLTLAAIYAYQVKAEAVITGVCETDFSGYPDCRNDFVEALNHAIKLGMAKDICFETPLMWIDKAETWALADYWGKLDLVREETLTCYNGIKGDGCGHCAACNLRANGLNHYLADKSSVMAAMKQKTGLK, encoded by the coding sequence ATGAAACGTGCCGTCGTAGTATTCAGTGGAGGGCAGGACTCCACCACCTGTCTGGTGCAGGCGCTGCATCAGTATGATGAAGTGCATTGCGTGACGTTTGATTATGGTCAGCGCCATCGCGCTGAGATTGATATTGCACGCGATCTGGCCCTGAAACTGGGTGCGCGCGCGCACAAAGTACTGGACGTGACGCTGCTGAGTGAACTGGCCGTCAGCAGTCTGACCCGCGACAACATCCCGGTTCCGGATTACGAACCGGATGCCGATGGTATCCCCAATACCTTTGTTCCGGGCCGCAATATTCTGTTTCTGACCCTGGCGGCTATTTATGCTTATCAGGTAAAAGCAGAAGCGGTCATTACCGGCGTGTGTGAAACCGATTTTTCCGGTTATCCTGACTGCCGTAATGATTTTGTCGAGGCGCTGAATCATGCCATCAAGCTGGGAATGGCAAAGGATATCTGCTTTGAAACGCCGCTGATGTGGATTGATAAAGCCGAAACCTGGGCGCTGGCTGACTATTGGGGCAAACTGGATCTGGTACGTGAAGAGACATTGACCTGCTACAACGGCATTAAAGGCGACGGTTGTGGCCACTGCGCGGCCTGTAATCTGCGCGCAAATGGATTGAATCATTACCTGGCGGATAAATCGTCCGTGATGGCTGCAATGAAGCAAAAGACCGGGTTGAAGTAG
- a CDS encoding SmdA family multidrug ABC transporter permease/ATP-binding protein — MRLFAQLSWYFRREWRRYLGAVALLIIIAILQLIPPKVVGIVVDGVSTQHFTPQQIMMWIGTIALIAVVVYLLRYVWRVLLFGASYQLAVELREDYYRQLSRQHPEFYLRHRTGDLMARATNDVDRVVFAAGEGVLTLVDSLVMGCAVLIVMSTQISWQLTLFALLPMPVMAMMIKRYGDRLHDRFRLAQAAFSSLNDRTQESLTSIRMIKAFGLEDRQSALFAADAEDTGKKNMRVARIDARFDPTIYIAIGTANLLAIGGGSWMVVQGSLTLGQLTSFMMYLGLMIWPMLALAWMFNIVERGSAAYGRIRAMLAEAPVVNDGSEPVPEGRGTLAVAIREFSYPQTTHPTLENVNFRLEPGQMLGICGPTGAGKSTVLSLIQRHFDITQGEIRFHDIPLPRLQLDSWRSRLAVVSQTPFLFSDTVANNIALGCPSATQQDIEHVARLASVHEDILRLPQGYDTEVGERGVMLSGGQKQRISIARALLLNAEILILDDALSAVDGRTEHQILHNLRQWGEGRTVIISAHRLSALTEASEIIVMQHGHIAQRGDHEALVQQTGWYRDMYRYQQLEAALDDVPENDEEAANA; from the coding sequence GTGCGATTATTTGCTCAATTAAGCTGGTACTTTCGCCGGGAGTGGCGTCGCTACCTCGGGGCCGTTGCCTTGCTTATCATCATCGCTATTCTGCAACTCATTCCGCCAAAAGTGGTCGGTATTGTCGTGGATGGCGTGTCCACGCAACACTTTACGCCGCAACAGATAATGATGTGGATTGGCACCATCGCTCTGATTGCCGTCGTGGTCTATCTGCTGCGCTACGTCTGGCGCGTGCTGCTGTTCGGTGCCTCTTACCAACTGGCGGTGGAGTTGCGCGAAGATTATTACCGCCAGCTCAGTCGCCAGCATCCTGAATTTTATTTGCGCCACCGCACCGGTGATTTAATGGCTCGCGCGACCAATGACGTTGACCGCGTGGTCTTTGCCGCAGGGGAAGGGGTTTTAACGCTGGTGGATTCGCTGGTAATGGGCTGCGCGGTGCTGATCGTGATGTCTACGCAAATCAGCTGGCAGCTCACGCTGTTTGCACTGCTACCGATGCCGGTGATGGCGATGATGATTAAGCGCTACGGCGATCGTCTGCACGATCGTTTCAGGCTGGCGCAGGCGGCATTTTCCAGCCTTAATGACCGTACCCAGGAGAGCCTGACCAGCATTCGCATGATCAAAGCGTTTGGTCTGGAAGATCGGCAGTCCGCGCTGTTTGCGGCTGACGCGGAAGATACCGGGAAGAAAAACATGCGCGTGGCGCGCATTGATGCCCGCTTTGATCCGACGATTTATATCGCCATCGGGACGGCGAACCTGCTGGCTATCGGGGGCGGTAGCTGGATGGTTGTACAAGGTTCGTTGACGCTGGGGCAACTGACCAGTTTTATGATGTACCTTGGACTGATGATTTGGCCGATGCTGGCGCTGGCCTGGATGTTTAACATCGTGGAGCGCGGCAGTGCGGCTTACGGTCGTATTCGCGCGATGCTGGCCGAAGCGCCGGTGGTGAACGATGGTAGCGAACCGGTGCCGGAAGGGCGTGGCACACTGGCGGTGGCGATCCGTGAGTTTAGCTACCCGCAAACCACCCATCCGACGCTGGAAAACGTCAATTTCCGGCTTGAACCCGGACAGATGCTGGGCATCTGTGGGCCAACAGGTGCGGGTAAAAGCACCGTGTTGTCATTGATTCAGCGCCATTTCGATATCACCCAGGGGGAGATCCGCTTTCATGACATTCCTCTGCCGCGCCTGCAACTGGACAGCTGGCGCAGTCGGCTGGCGGTGGTCAGTCAGACGCCATTCCTGTTTTCGGATACCGTGGCTAATAACATTGCGTTGGGCTGCCCCAGCGCCACGCAACAGGACATTGAACATGTGGCGCGTTTAGCCAGTGTGCATGAGGATATTCTCCGCCTGCCGCAGGGTTACGACACCGAAGTCGGCGAGCGCGGCGTGATGCTCTCCGGTGGCCAGAAGCAGCGTATCTCCATTGCACGGGCGCTGTTGCTGAATGCCGAAATCCTGATCCTGGATGATGCGCTTTCGGCGGTCGATGGGCGAACGGAGCACCAGATCCTGCACAATCTGCGCCAGTGGGGAGAAGGGCGAACGGTGATCATCAGCGCGCACCGCCTCTCGGCGCTGACCGAAGCGAGTGAAATTATCGTGATGCAGCACGGGCATATCGCTCAGCGCGGCGATCATGAGGCGCTGGTGCAGCAGACGGGCTGGTATCGCGATATGTACCGTTATCAGCAACTGGAAGCGGCGCTTGATGATGTGCCGGAAAACGACGAGGAGGCGGCTAATGCGTAG